A single Cryomorphaceae bacterium DNA region contains:
- a CDS encoding sodium-dependent bicarbonate transport family permease — translation MDLSLILHNFLSPPILFYFLGIGAFLMRSDLEIPSTLGKLFSLYLLMAIGLKGGFALQHSSGGGEVFGTLGAAVLMASVTPFVAFFLLRRFLGVYNSAALAATYGSISAVTFITAVAFLEKLSENYDGYMVAAMALMESPAIIVGVYLASRYGRKSKTEKVEWKPLMQDAFLNGSVVLILGSLLIGYVADLEYEAALKPFTKDLFKGMLCFFLLDMGLASARRIKVLRKTAKIAVSFGIGFALFSGLLGLGVSYLLALSPGNALLFTLLCGSASYIAVPAAMRIAVPQANASLYVPMSLTITFPFNITLGIPLYYYLIQLIW, via the coding sequence ATGGATTTATCGCTTATCCTGCACAACTTCTTATCACCCCCTATTCTCTTTTACTTTTTGGGAATAGGGGCTTTTCTTATGCGGTCGGATCTGGAGATTCCTTCGACCCTGGGAAAACTCTTTTCGCTATACCTCTTAATGGCCATCGGTCTGAAAGGAGGGTTTGCCCTGCAGCATTCGTCGGGAGGCGGTGAAGTCTTCGGAACGCTCGGAGCGGCCGTACTGATGGCTTCAGTCACTCCTTTTGTAGCCTTTTTCCTGCTGCGTCGCTTTCTCGGAGTCTACAACTCCGCCGCTTTGGCCGCCACATATGGATCCATTAGTGCCGTAACCTTCATTACGGCTGTCGCTTTCTTGGAGAAGCTTTCGGAGAACTACGACGGATACATGGTCGCGGCAATGGCGCTAATGGAAAGTCCTGCGATCATCGTGGGGGTCTATCTGGCCAGCCGCTATGGACGAAAGTCCAAAACAGAAAAAGTAGAATGGAAACCGCTCATGCAAGATGCCTTCCTAAATGGATCGGTCGTCCTGATTCTCGGCTCCCTGCTCATCGGTTACGTTGCGGATCTTGAATACGAAGCAGCCCTGAAGCCGTTTACCAAGGACCTGTTCAAAGGAATGCTTTGCTTCTTCCTTTTGGACATGGGATTGGCATCCGCACGTCGGATCAAAGTACTGCGTAAAACGGCCAAGATTGCCGTTAGTTTCGGTATCGGTTTTGCCTTGTTCTCGGGATTGCTCGGACTCGGTGTCTCCTACCTCTTAGCCTTGTCTCCAGGGAATGCTTTGCTCTTCACCCTACTCTGCGGATCGGCCAGTTACATTGCCGTTCCTGCAGCTATGCGCATCGCCGTTCCTCAGGCCAACGCCAGCTTGTACGTGCCGATGTCCTTGACCATTACCTTCCCCTTCAACATCACCTTGGGGATTCCACTTTATTACTATTTGATTCAACTAATTTGGTAA
- a CDS encoding carbonic anhydrase, with translation MSQNLSAEEAMAKLKEGNQRFVNNQLSHPHEDMSWRFSLVDGQEPYAVIVTCSDSRVTPEIVFDQGLGDLFVIRVAGNVAKDKVIGTIEYAVAHLGVNLVVVMGHESCGAVGASLEIDLPGGHINSLVHQIRPAVLAAQEMEGDLLTNAVKINAKMVARNIMDADPYIRPKHREGTVEVVPAYYRLSDGVVEFI, from the coding sequence ATGAGTCAAAACCTATCGGCCGAAGAGGCCATGGCTAAATTGAAAGAGGGGAATCAACGTTTCGTAAACAACCAATTGAGCCACCCACACGAGGATATGAGCTGGCGTTTTTCACTGGTCGATGGACAAGAACCCTATGCCGTGATCGTCACGTGCTCGGACAGTCGAGTAACGCCTGAAATTGTCTTTGACCAAGGTCTGGGAGATCTTTTTGTCATCCGAGTTGCCGGGAATGTGGCTAAGGATAAAGTGATTGGAACCATTGAATACGCCGTCGCCCATTTGGGAGTGAACTTGGTCGTGGTCATGGGCCATGAAAGCTGCGGGGCGGTGGGTGCTTCCTTGGAGATCGATCTACCTGGCGGGCACATCAACTCCTTGGTCCATCAAATTCGACCTGCAGTCTTAGCAGCTCAAGAAATGGAAGGCGATTTGCTGACCAACGCCGTCAAAATCAATGCAAAAATGGTGGCTCGAAACATCATGGACGCCGATCCGTACATCCGCCCGAAACACCGGGAAGGAACTGTGGAGGTGGTACCTGCCTACTACCGTCTCAGTGACGGAGTGGTCGAGTTCATCTAA
- a CDS encoding 4'-phosphopantetheinyl transferase superfamily protein, protein MAQVQVRFFLHNYSWEQDSEDAYLALMPDNQLSEIRQFKHFKGYFNALAGKLLLLLALRADGQSPQRLAEIEAGPHGKPFHPDLFHFNVTHTDGLVAIAWSHDLPVGLDSERVRQKDPYLFTKQFNPVEMEGFRTSEDPVRAFFKRWTQKEAIVKEIGDGLTLPLREITEAQPGQFQFREKSWNTTPIEVGSENHFVHLAVEGEAPDVHVEAVRF, encoded by the coding sequence GTGGCGCAGGTTCAGGTTCGGTTTTTTCTTCACAACTACAGCTGGGAGCAAGACTCCGAGGACGCCTATTTGGCCCTCATGCCTGACAATCAGCTCAGCGAGATACGCCAATTTAAGCACTTCAAGGGATATTTCAACGCACTAGCTGGTAAGCTTCTCTTGCTTTTGGCCCTGCGGGCCGATGGCCAATCGCCCCAACGCCTTGCAGAAATCGAAGCAGGCCCCCACGGTAAACCCTTCCACCCGGACCTCTTTCACTTCAATGTCACCCATACCGATGGCCTCGTTGCCATCGCCTGGTCTCATGATCTTCCCGTTGGTCTAGACAGTGAACGCGTGCGCCAAAAGGACCCCTATCTCTTCACCAAGCAGTTTAATCCCGTGGAGATGGAGGGTTTTCGCACATCCGAAGATCCCGTTCGTGCATTTTTCAAGCGCTGGACACAGAAGGAGGCTATTGTCAAGGAAATCGGCGATGGCCTTACGCTACCTTTACGAGAAATCACCGAAGCTCAACCGGGCCAATTTCAATTCCGCGAAAAGTCTTGGAATACGACCCCAATTGAAGTCGGTTCCGAAAACCACTTCGTTCACCTTGCTGTGGAGGGAGAGGCACCAGATGTCCATGTCGAAGCCGTTCGGTTTTAA
- a CDS encoding alpha/beta hydrolase: MTKLRNVLIGIVVLLGLPVVLTWRVDLPADELWKKYQTPHSATFEYKGQRIHYSASGQGPALLLLHGTSSSLHTWDAWKKELEGQYRIIALDLPGFGLSGPSKSGDYSAAFYLELFESLREHVDIDSWTVIGNSFGGKLACLYAVNTPDVLDGLVLINASGWTKDDNGFSIFDLASGPLGPIIAHCTPRFLIARTLRNVYADPSLVTPDLIDRHYELLLYPGNRQALRGRLKAEYPSWTAESASKILTPTLFLWGTEDPWFPPSNGQDWAESMSNARFVPIPNSGHVPMEESPQESARAFVQWQEGRIIPKLD, encoded by the coding sequence ATGACCAAGCTTCGAAATGTTCTGATCGGCATCGTTGTGTTATTGGGCCTTCCAGTAGTCTTGACATGGCGTGTTGACCTTCCGGCCGATGAGCTCTGGAAAAAATACCAAACCCCACATTCGGCTACCTTTGAATACAAAGGACAGAGGATCCACTATAGCGCTTCCGGTCAAGGTCCTGCCCTACTCCTTTTACACGGTACGAGCTCCAGCTTGCATACTTGGGATGCCTGGAAAAAAGAGCTCGAGGGTCAATACCGAATCATCGCTTTAGATTTACCCGGATTTGGTCTGAGCGGGCCATCAAAATCCGGTGATTACTCGGCGGCCTTTTATCTAGAGTTGTTTGAGAGCCTACGCGAACATGTGGATATCGACAGCTGGACGGTTATCGGGAACTCCTTTGGAGGTAAACTGGCCTGTCTTTACGCAGTAAATACTCCGGACGTCTTGGATGGCCTTGTTCTCATCAATGCCAGTGGCTGGACAAAAGACGACAACGGGTTTAGCATATTTGACCTCGCCTCAGGTCCTTTAGGCCCCATTATTGCTCATTGTACACCGCGCTTTCTGATCGCTCGAACCTTGCGCAATGTATATGCCGATCCGTCCTTGGTCACTCCAGACCTCATCGATCGTCACTATGAGCTTTTGCTCTATCCGGGAAACCGTCAGGCCCTACGGGGCCGATTGAAAGCCGAATATCCCTCTTGGACCGCCGAAAGCGCTAGTAAAATTTTAACCCCTACCCTTTTTCTATGGGGAACAGAAGATCCGTGGTTTCCGCCTTCGAATGGACAGGATTGGGCAGAATCGATGAGCAATGCCCGCTTTGTCCCCATTCCAAACTCTGGGCATGTTCCTATGGAAGAGTCTCCACAAGAATCTGCTCGTGCCTTCGTTCAGTGGCAGGAAGGCAGAATTATTCCCAAACTGGATTAA
- a CDS encoding PorT family protein — MKKALLSLFVVLAFSTTYGQVFQLGARAGVGRSDIRINEELSIPGGATVEVRPGEPRTAFHVGAYTRFKVLGFYVQPELLYTNLPAEVDFINTATQEEADVIVNINRLDIPVLVGIKLGPIRLNAGPTFNTILSTSDDADGGDLEFATASFGWQYGVGVDLGKFLIDLKAEGSFDDPVQGVNDGNTSYDLNGNMHQVLLSIGYRIL, encoded by the coding sequence ATGAAAAAAGCACTACTCTCCCTTTTTGTTGTATTGGCCTTTTCAACGACTTACGGTCAAGTTTTCCAGCTCGGTGCGCGTGCTGGCGTTGGCCGTTCTGACATCCGAATCAATGAAGAGTTGAGTATCCCTGGGGGTGCCACTGTTGAAGTACGACCAGGAGAGCCTCGTACTGCTTTTCACGTAGGAGCGTATACGCGTTTCAAGGTGCTTGGATTTTATGTTCAACCAGAGCTTCTGTATACCAACCTACCGGCAGAGGTAGATTTCATCAATACCGCTACCCAAGAAGAAGCCGATGTTATCGTCAACATCAATCGCCTAGATATCCCCGTTTTGGTCGGGATCAAATTGGGGCCGATTCGCCTCAATGCAGGCCCAACGTTTAATACCATTTTATCCACATCAGATGATGCGGATGGTGGGGACTTAGAATTCGCAACGGCTAGCTTTGGTTGGCAATACGGAGTAGGCGTCGATCTCGGAAAGTTCTTAATCGACCTTAAAGCGGAAGGGTCATTTGACGACCCCGTTCAAGGTGTAAATGATGGGAACACATCATACGACCTCAATGGTAACATGCACCAAGTGTTGCTGAGCATCGGATACCGAATCCTATAA
- a CDS encoding DoxX family protein: MKIVKWIPQVLLIIAFTMAGLLKLLTPYDQISVTQGMDWTKDFSPMMIKIIGLLEFLGALGLFLPVVLKRNLNLVPLAAAGLALTMVGAMITHVGRGEMEALPPNVVLLLLSLLVIYIRKDYMKTA, from the coding sequence ATGAAAATTGTCAAATGGATCCCCCAGGTCTTGCTCATTATCGCCTTCACGATGGCCGGACTCCTAAAACTCCTCACCCCGTATGACCAAATCTCGGTCACGCAAGGAATGGATTGGACGAAGGATTTTAGCCCTATGATGATCAAAATCATCGGACTATTGGAGTTCTTGGGAGCTCTTGGTTTATTCCTACCGGTCGTCTTGAAAAGAAATTTGAACCTCGTTCCCTTAGCAGCAGCCGGCTTAGCGCTGACCATGGTCGGGGCCATGATTACTCATGTAGGGCGCGGTGAAATGGAAGCACTTCCCCCTAATGTAGTACTGCTACTCCTCTCTCTTTTGGTGATCTACATCAGAAAAGACTATATGAAAACCGCCTAG
- a CDS encoding NUDIX hydrolase, with amino-acid sequence MNKPDFHFAISSSIVIFSFDGSQLLFLVARKNSEPFSGATMLPSTYVGSSESLDEIAGELVENIFHLKDYYLEQLNAFGKVYRHPEGRIINVAHFALVNWSEVQSQELDEGYRWVTRDHIPQMAFDHNEIIEFALERLKRRVRHRPLGFHMLPSEFTLKEIRLLYEEVLQRELDKRNFQKKFTRSELLLPIDKKVIAAPGNKKPSQLYSFDEQQYQRLTLKGYDFKF; translated from the coding sequence ATGAACAAGCCCGATTTTCACTTTGCCATCAGTTCTTCGATTGTCATTTTCTCTTTTGACGGATCGCAACTGCTCTTTTTGGTAGCCCGGAAGAACTCCGAGCCCTTTAGCGGCGCCACTATGCTTCCATCTACATACGTAGGTTCTTCAGAAAGCTTGGATGAAATCGCTGGAGAATTAGTCGAGAATATTTTTCACCTCAAGGATTACTACCTGGAGCAGCTCAACGCGTTTGGAAAAGTCTACCGTCATCCAGAAGGGCGCATCATCAATGTAGCGCACTTCGCCTTAGTCAACTGGTCCGAAGTTCAAAGTCAAGAATTAGACGAAGGATATCGCTGGGTTACGCGGGACCACATCCCTCAAATGGCCTTTGACCACAATGAAATCATAGAGTTTGCCTTGGAGCGGTTGAAGCGACGCGTTCGACACCGTCCTCTCGGATTTCACATGCTCCCTTCCGAGTTCACCTTGAAAGAAATTCGCCTGCTCTACGAAGAGGTTCTTCAACGAGAATTGGACAAGAGGAACTTCCAAAAGAAGTTTACGCGATCTGAATTGTTGCTCCCGATCGACAAGAAAGTCATCGCTGCCCCCGGTAATAAAAAGCCGTCCCAATTGTACAGTTTTGATGAGCAGCAATACCAGCGCCTGACCTTAAAGGGCTACGATTTCAAGTTCTAA
- a CDS encoding SRPBCC family protein has protein sequence MKYQLSIEIDKPRDETIKIFTDPKQIPHWQRGFVSIEPISGDPGQSGSKSKLLYQWGKRKREMIEVITHRDLPEQFHATYEAGGVYNVQENYFTEIEGGKTLWRSVSEFRFSGFFMKALGTLMPGAFKKQSYKFMTDFKNLVEHGTSVAK, from the coding sequence ATGAAATACCAACTTTCCATCGAGATCGATAAACCTCGAGACGAAACCATTAAGATTTTCACAGACCCAAAGCAAATTCCACATTGGCAGCGGGGCTTTGTTTCTATTGAACCCATCAGTGGGGATCCCGGCCAATCGGGCTCCAAATCCAAACTCCTCTATCAGTGGGGGAAACGAAAAAGGGAAATGATCGAGGTCATTACGCACCGCGATTTACCTGAGCAGTTTCACGCTACCTATGAAGCAGGAGGTGTATACAACGTCCAAGAGAACTACTTCACGGAAATCGAAGGTGGAAAAACCCTGTGGCGCTCCGTCTCAGAGTTTCGCTTCAGTGGTTTTTTTATGAAAGCTTTGGGCACGCTAATGCCTGGAGCCTTTAAAAAACAGAGCTACAAGTTCATGACGGACTTCAAGAATCTGGTGGAACACGGTACTTCCGTGGCGAAGTGA
- a CDS encoding DUF748 domain-containing protein has translation MKPWKKWVLGILAFLFLAVVIILALAPGYIHRYVEKHDVDLVGREIYMDDLRIRWLRAQLEIEGFDMRERDTAVSFITFDRFHADLHLWSLLRGYIHLKRVELDRPMVHVVQDGTEFNFDDLATATDTDSTAEPLDTSKGSSWHFVLENYHLNDGFILYQSDLQPDLEIDSFEVRVPMASDTAARIGSHVRFHIVTGGLFTIDTDVMLAESAFASHFIMDDFDFEFLEPFLMAYMELEDLEGVIDLDLVAHGGWSESSDIQLRGLMDVRDVQMIDKFGDELVGLDHLHMGLDSFDLYTAEFDLGDFEVDGFRGLYEVFSVGEDSLTDSYSRIMLPLASAEGPDTLKSGESVNYNNPFSIAAAYVEVFAKTYKDADYKLNHFEVKNSSFTYNDYTLRDAFRYEVTDLALRADGIDSHEEFLQINASALLNEVGHFEGYIRTYTENLRNMDIEYKVYGTELSPFTPYSDTYVAHPITNGEIVYENSTTIRDNHIESNNNIVFDDLIFGQKSDYESFYNLPVRLAVGLLKDKDGDIVLDVPIEGDLDDPEYDYSKAIWTSIKNIVLNIVKAPFKFIGGMFGIDEDNLKQIDFGLLQLQLSKQHEKQLSDMAKVLEERPDLNIEFRRMTRKFETMEKFAVTEVAHMYLYGTPVDDRLPKEEFEAVNELDINDSTFVAFVDKGIREDQRHLPIQLKCIEYIGQERASSQSDKIGVIRTSAIRSYLIQKKDIDSTRIRFLILPEDSLVTSRSTSIYSVGFWVED, from the coding sequence ATGAAACCCTGGAAAAAGTGGGTCCTTGGAATCCTTGCCTTTCTATTCCTCGCAGTGGTCATCATCTTGGCCTTAGCACCCGGATACATCCATCGATATGTTGAAAAGCACGATGTTGATCTCGTCGGTCGGGAAATCTACATGGATGACTTGCGCATTCGCTGGTTGCGCGCGCAACTGGAAATCGAAGGCTTCGACATGCGCGAGCGCGATACGGCTGTCAGTTTTATCACCTTTGACCGATTCCATGCAGACCTGCACCTATGGAGTCTACTGCGGGGATACATCCATTTGAAGCGCGTGGAACTGGATCGCCCCATGGTTCATGTGGTACAGGATGGAACTGAGTTCAACTTCGACGATCTCGCCACTGCAACAGATACCGATTCTACAGCAGAGCCTTTAGACACCTCAAAAGGGTCTTCCTGGCACTTTGTCTTGGAAAATTACCACCTCAACGACGGCTTCATTCTCTACCAAAGTGATCTTCAGCCCGATCTCGAAATCGACAGCTTTGAAGTACGCGTTCCCATGGCCAGTGACACGGCAGCGCGTATCGGTTCTCATGTTCGTTTTCACATCGTCACAGGCGGTTTATTTACCATTGATACGGATGTAATGCTGGCAGAATCAGCCTTCGCCAGCCACTTTATCATGGACGATTTTGACTTCGAGTTCCTCGAACCCTTCCTGATGGCTTATATGGAATTGGAGGATTTAGAAGGTGTTATTGATCTGGACCTCGTTGCACACGGCGGGTGGTCCGAATCCAGTGACATCCAGCTTCGCGGGCTTATGGACGTTCGCGATGTCCAGATGATCGACAAATTTGGCGATGAATTGGTCGGCTTGGATCACCTCCATATGGGATTAGACTCCTTTGACCTCTACACCGCAGAGTTTGACTTAGGTGATTTTGAGGTGGATGGCTTTAGAGGCCTTTATGAAGTGTTTTCGGTCGGGGAGGATAGTCTGACCGATTCCTATTCGCGGATCATGCTTCCCCTGGCATCTGCCGAAGGTCCCGACACCCTGAAGTCAGGTGAGTCCGTGAACTACAACAACCCGTTCTCCATCGCCGCAGCTTATGTTGAGGTCTTTGCCAAAACCTACAAGGATGCGGACTACAAGCTGAATCACTTTGAGGTCAAGAACAGTTCCTTCACCTACAATGACTATACATTGCGTGACGCTTTCCGTTACGAGGTAACGGACTTGGCCCTACGGGCCGATGGAATTGATTCTCACGAGGAATTCCTGCAAATCAACGCCTCCGCCCTACTGAATGAAGTGGGCCATTTCGAAGGATATATCCGGACCTATACGGAGAACTTGCGAAACATGGACATCGAGTACAAAGTATACGGAACTGAACTCTCGCCCTTCACGCCCTATTCCGACACCTACGTGGCGCACCCCATTACCAATGGAGAAATTGTCTACGAAAACTCCACCACCATTCGGGATAACCACATCGAAAGCAATAACAACATTGTATTTGACGACTTAATCTTTGGCCAGAAGTCGGATTACGAGTCGTTCTACAACCTCCCTGTTCGCCTAGCCGTGGGTCTTTTGAAAGATAAAGATGGAGACATTGTGCTCGATGTGCCTATCGAAGGGGATTTGGATGACCCCGAGTACGACTACTCGAAGGCCATTTGGACTTCCATCAAGAACATTGTCCTCAATATTGTCAAGGCCCCCTTCAAGTTCATCGGAGGCATGTTCGGAATTGATGAAGACAACCTCAAGCAGATCGATTTCGGCTTGCTACAATTGCAGTTGAGTAAGCAGCATGAAAAGCAGCTGAGCGATATGGCGAAGGTCTTGGAAGAACGTCCCGATTTAAACATAGAGTTCAGGCGAATGACTCGAAAATTCGAGACCATGGAAAAATTTGCCGTGACTGAAGTGGCCCATATGTACCTGTATGGAACCCCGGTAGATGATCGCCTACCCAAAGAAGAATTTGAAGCAGTCAACGAGCTCGACATCAACGACAGCACCTTTGTGGCTTTTGTGGACAAAGGCATCCGAGAAGACCAACGGCATTTGCCCATTCAGCTCAAGTGCATCGAATATATAGGACAAGAACGAGCTTCCAGTCAAAGCGATAAGATCGGCGTCATACGCACCTCTGCTATTCGCTCTTACTTGATTCAGAAAAAAGACATAGATTCTACTCGAATTCGATTCTTGATCCTCCCGGAGGACTCTTTGGTTACGAGTCGCAGTACGAGTATATATTCGGTTGGTTTTTGGGTCGAAGACTAA
- a CDS encoding META domain-containing protein: MKRLLYISAVSALSILSSCNGPQETASATATLEGTVVYRERIMLPEDARVIVQLVDANRMDVAALVLASDTFSASAPPMAFSLTYDPARIKEGLRYELNARIEHQGKLKMINDASSVARFDGSSHEVLVRSSAVPSYSSYIPSDFQAQGNEPYWKLTLDFERGLMLHRMDMEPISTPMPERTFDSETRELVLDARTESHHLVVRIAEENCQDTMADESYPYTVSVVVDDDLRYSGCGYLMDETLSLKGNWVLTDMAEGDLSSAPKTPSLSMDMLFGRYSATDGCNGIGGELSMKPSTLLFKPGFSTEMYCGNDFDVQFAKLFLDVDGYQIVGEELQLFRENTRVLTYKPEPLGLDRVERDLHDIWAVYSIGNTPIPRGIEAPRIEFYPAEGRVSGYTSCNHFNGGMESDIGKVRFDERMAVTKRYCEGSVEKTFLTAISQVSAYRRDGQQLFLLDESGKTVLSLQKTD, from the coding sequence ATGAAGCGCCTACTTTATATTTCCGCAGTATCGGCCTTGAGTATTCTATCCTCCTGCAATGGCCCCCAAGAAACGGCTAGTGCAACGGCGACTCTTGAGGGCACGGTCGTTTATCGGGAGCGAATCATGCTTCCTGAAGATGCCAGAGTCATTGTGCAGTTGGTCGACGCGAACCGTATGGACGTCGCTGCACTCGTTTTGGCCTCGGATACTTTTTCCGCTTCTGCACCGCCCATGGCCTTCTCCCTAACCTACGATCCAGCTCGGATTAAAGAGGGACTTCGATATGAGCTCAATGCGCGCATCGAGCATCAGGGCAAACTTAAAATGATCAATGATGCTTCATCGGTTGCTCGCTTTGACGGGAGCTCGCATGAAGTTTTGGTCCGCAGTTCTGCTGTTCCATCCTATAGCTCCTACATTCCCTCAGACTTTCAGGCTCAGGGAAACGAGCCGTATTGGAAATTAACCCTTGACTTTGAACGCGGCCTGATGCTGCATCGCATGGATATGGAACCGATCTCTACGCCCATGCCTGAGCGCACGTTCGATTCAGAGACCAGAGAACTTGTTCTGGATGCGCGAACCGAATCCCATCACTTGGTCGTGCGGATTGCCGAAGAAAACTGTCAGGATACCATGGCCGACGAAAGCTATCCATATACCGTCTCTGTGGTGGTGGACGATGACCTCCGCTACTCGGGTTGTGGTTATTTGATGGACGAGACACTCTCCTTAAAAGGGAATTGGGTGCTGACCGACATGGCCGAAGGAGACCTCAGCTCAGCGCCGAAAACGCCTTCCTTAAGTATGGACATGCTCTTTGGACGGTATTCCGCTACCGACGGCTGCAATGGTATTGGGGGTGAGCTATCCATGAAACCTTCCACTCTACTGTTCAAGCCTGGATTCAGTACAGAAATGTACTGCGGCAATGACTTTGATGTCCAGTTTGCCAAGTTGTTTTTAGATGTGGACGGCTATCAAATTGTTGGAGAAGAACTCCAGTTATTCCGCGAGAATACGCGTGTTCTGACCTACAAGCCTGAACCCCTGGGCTTGGACCGCGTCGAACGCGATCTACACGATATTTGGGCCGTGTACTCCATCGGAAACACACCCATACCAAGGGGAATCGAAGCTCCGCGAATCGAATTCTATCCGGCAGAAGGCCGCGTCAGCGGATACACCAGTTGCAACCACTTCAACGGAGGCATGGAAAGCGACATTGGAAAAGTTCGCTTCGATGAGCGTATGGCCGTAACCAAACGCTACTGCGAAGGATCCGTAGAAAAGACATTCTTAACGGCAATTTCACAGGTGAGCGCCTATCGGCGCGATGGCCAACAGTTATTTTTGTTGGATGAATCTGGGAAAACCGTCCTCTCCCTTCAAAAAACGGATTAA
- a CDS encoding prolyl oligopeptidase family serine peptidase: protein MQKEIFKGLLALFWCASLGVQAQEPSVVHGEINYYPDFESDIVESRPLAVWTPPGYQPGTEYPVIFMYDGQMLFDASTTWNKKAWDVDDVFGQAIIDSILPPALVVGLWNISEIRYQEYFPEGAFDNIPTEISDEIRNVGMNGEWPLSDDYLEYVVDEILPFVEENFSVNPSQFYIMGSSMGGLMSMYALCEYPETFQAAACVSPHFLGVFSYIPEVTGGFVEYMKERLPETTDSTRIYMDYGDQTLDSLYAPAQARVDSLMIELGWPSARWTTEFFPGAAHDEVSWKARLMTPLTFLLKPE from the coding sequence ATGCAAAAGGAAATCTTCAAGGGCCTTTTGGCCCTTTTTTGGTGCGCCTCTTTAGGCGTTCAAGCTCAAGAGCCCTCTGTTGTTCACGGCGAAATAAACTACTATCCCGACTTCGAATCAGATATTGTGGAATCAAGGCCTCTAGCGGTCTGGACGCCGCCCGGGTACCAACCCGGCACGGAGTATCCGGTCATCTTCATGTACGATGGTCAAATGCTCTTCGATGCTTCAACCACATGGAACAAAAAAGCCTGGGATGTGGATGACGTTTTTGGTCAGGCCATTATCGACAGTATCCTTCCTCCTGCACTGGTTGTTGGCCTTTGGAACATATCGGAAATTCGATATCAGGAGTACTTTCCCGAAGGCGCTTTTGACAATATTCCGACGGAAATCTCAGACGAAATCCGAAATGTTGGAATGAATGGAGAATGGCCTCTTTCCGATGACTACCTAGAGTATGTTGTGGATGAAATCCTTCCCTTTGTCGAGGAGAATTTTAGCGTTAACCCATCGCAATTTTACATCATGGGGTCATCCATGGGTGGACTCATGAGTATGTACGCTCTATGCGAGTACCCGGAAACCTTTCAAGCAGCCGCTTGCGTTTCGCCTCATTTCCTAGGAGTTTTCAGCTACATCCCCGAGGTGACCGGCGGGTTTGTTGAATACATGAAGGAGCGCTTACCGGAAACCACCGACAGTACTCGCATCTACATGGACTACGGTGACCAGACCTTGGACTCGCTTTATGCGCCAGCACAAGCGCGGGTAGACTCTTTAATGATTGAGTTGGGTTGGCCTTCGGCCCGATGGACCACAGAGTTTTTCCCCGGAGCTGCTCATGACGAAGTGAGTTGGAAGGCACGATTGATGACCCCCCTCACGTTTTTACTAAAACCTGAATGA